The following proteins come from a genomic window of Salvia hispanica cultivar TCC Black 2014 chromosome 4, UniMelb_Shisp_WGS_1.0, whole genome shotgun sequence:
- the LOC125219977 gene encoding GRF1-interacting factor 1-like has protein sequence MQQHLMQMQPMMAAYYPSNVTTDHIQQYLDENKSLILKIVESQNSGKLSECAENQARLQRNLMYLAAIADSQPQPPTMHSQYAGGGGGGMMQAGYLQQHQHQQSLMRSSMLYGSQPYPSLQQQALHNQLGMSSGGGLMLQGEPHSAGPSSGLGFPDFGGRGLGMGMGMGGKQDMGSNGEGRGDGGETLYLKSSEDGN, from the exons ATGCAGCAGCACCTGATGCAGATGCAGCCCATGATGGCAGCCTACTATCCCAGCAACGTCACTACTGATCACATTCAACAG TATCTTGATGAGAACAAATCGCTGATTCTGAAAATTGTGGAAAGCCAAAACTCTGGAAAGCTGAGTGAGTGTGCCGA GAATCAAGCGAGGCTACAAAGAAACTTGATGTATCTGGCAGCCATTGCTGATTCACAGCCTCAGCCACCAACAATGCATTCTCAG TATGCTGGCGGTGGCGGCGGGGGGATGATGCAGGCAGGCTACCTGCAGCAGCACCAGCACCAGCAGTCGCTCATGCGTTCCTCCATGCTGTACGGGTCCCAGCCGTACCCGTCGCTGCAGCAGCAGGCCCTGCACAACCAGCTCGGGATGAGCTCTGGCGGGGGCCTGATGCTGCAGGGTGAGCCGCACAGCGCGGGGCCCAGCTCGGGACTCGGATTCCCGGACTTTGGGGGGAGGGGGTTGGGGATGGGGATGGGGATGGGAGGCAAGCAGGATATGGGGAGCAACGGCGAGGGGCGGGGCGACGGAGGCGAGACACTCTACTTAAAAAGCTCGGAAGATGGGAATTGA